From the genome of Mastomys coucha isolate ucsf_1 unplaced genomic scaffold, UCSF_Mcou_1 pScaffold6, whole genome shotgun sequence, one region includes:
- the Serpina4 gene encoding kallistatin isoform X1 has protein sequence MHTFLFHRRTCIQKHTQKVSEILSMYHTHCLLLLLSGFLVLSHSQPGQEPDNTSNQTYKEVSQQNISSYQIASDNADFAFRLYHLIASKNSEENIFFSPISISISLAMLSTGAVGDTQTQILKGLGFNLTKVSEPEIHEGFRSIQHKIARPFTELQTSIGNILVLSQALRVLPDFDSAIESSYISTVLYANFGDKKAVIQLINDYVKEKTQGKIKEVISDLDSDVRMVLVNYIFFRGLWEKPFPSGLVSTGDFYVDENMVVKVPMMLQYNQKHWYLEDRHVPCKVLQMDYRGDAVAFFILPNLGKMNEVEKALSPGMLTRWHHLLQNRSLYKSVGVKFPKFSISTSYPLEGILPDLGFQNLFSPHANFSNMVRKVKLRLSKVVHKATLDVNEAGTEAAAVTVSSIAIKSAGHEIPYIEFNRPFFVVIYSPSSKSILFMGKVVKPKAPQSLD, from the exons ATGCATACCTTCCTTTTCCATCGAAGAACCTGCATCCAGAAGCATACTCAGAAAGT ATCTGAGATACTCAGTATGTACCACACTCACTGtctgctgcttcttctttctgGATTCTTGGTGCTCTCTCACAGTCAGCCAGGCCAAGAACCTGACAACACATCCAACCAAACCTATAAAGAAGTCTCACAGCAGAATATCTCCAGCTACCAAATTGCCTCCGACAATGCCGACTTTGCTTTCCGTCTATACCACCTGATAGCATCCAAAAATTCTGAGGAGAACATTTTCTTCTCCCCGATCAGCATCTCCATCTCCTTGGCCATGTTGTCCACAGGAGCTGTTGGGGACACCCAGACTCAAATCCTCAAAGGTCTGGGCTTTAACCTCACGAAGGTGTCAGAGCCTGAAATCCATGAGGGCTTCAGGTCTATTCAGCACAAGATAGCTCGCCCATTCACTGAGCTGCAAACCTCTATAGGCAATATACTGGTCCTGAGTCAGGCCCTGCGAGTCCTCCCTGATTTCGACAGTGCCATTGAAAGCTCGTATATCAGCACAGTCTTATATGCTAACTTTGGAGACAAGAAGGCTGTGATTCAGCTCATCAATGACTATGTCAAGGAGAAAACTCAGGGGAAGATCAAAGAGGTGATCAGTGACCTGGACTCAGACGTGAGGATGGTGCTGGTGAATTACATCTTCTTCCGAG GCCTTTGGGAGAAACCGTTTCCTAGTGGTTTAGTCTCTACTGGTGACTTCTATGTAGATGAGAACATGGTGGTGAAGGTCCCCATGATGCTGCAATATAACCAGAAACACTGGTATCTTGAGGACAGACATGTACCGTGCAAGGTGCTGCAGATGGATTACAGGGGCGATGCAGTGGCATTCTTTATCCTTCCAAACCTGGGCAAGATGAATGAGGTGGAGAAGGCGCTGTCCCCAGGCATGCTGACAAGATGGCATCACTTGCTTCAGAATAG GTCCCTTTACAAGAGTGTTGGAGTGAAGTTCCCCAAATTCTCCATTTCAACTTCTTATCCTTTGGAAGGGATTTTACCTGACCTGGGCTTTCAGAACCTGTTCAGCCCGCATGCTAATTTCTCGAATATGGTCAGAAAGGTGAAATTGAGATTATCTAAG GTTGTCCACAAGGCCACCCTGGATGTGAATGAAGCTGGCACAGAGGCTGCAGCAGTCACTGTTTCCTCTATTGCGATAAAATCTGCTGGGCATGAAATTCCTTACATTGAATTCAACCGGCCATTCTTTGTGGTGATATATTCCCCCAGCTCCAAGAGTATCCTCTTCATGGGGAAGGTGGTCAAGCCAAAAGCACCACAGTCCCTGGACTAA
- the Serpina4 gene encoding kallistatin isoform X2: MYHTHCLLLLLSGFLVLSHSQPGQEPDNTSNQTYKEVSQQNISSYQIASDNADFAFRLYHLIASKNSEENIFFSPISISISLAMLSTGAVGDTQTQILKGLGFNLTKVSEPEIHEGFRSIQHKIARPFTELQTSIGNILVLSQALRVLPDFDSAIESSYISTVLYANFGDKKAVIQLINDYVKEKTQGKIKEVISDLDSDVRMVLVNYIFFRGLWEKPFPSGLVSTGDFYVDENMVVKVPMMLQYNQKHWYLEDRHVPCKVLQMDYRGDAVAFFILPNLGKMNEVEKALSPGMLTRWHHLLQNRSLYKSVGVKFPKFSISTSYPLEGILPDLGFQNLFSPHANFSNMVRKVKLRLSKVVHKATLDVNEAGTEAAAVTVSSIAIKSAGHEIPYIEFNRPFFVVIYSPSSKSILFMGKVVKPKAPQSLD, from the exons ATGTACCACACTCACTGtctgctgcttcttctttctgGATTCTTGGTGCTCTCTCACAGTCAGCCAGGCCAAGAACCTGACAACACATCCAACCAAACCTATAAAGAAGTCTCACAGCAGAATATCTCCAGCTACCAAATTGCCTCCGACAATGCCGACTTTGCTTTCCGTCTATACCACCTGATAGCATCCAAAAATTCTGAGGAGAACATTTTCTTCTCCCCGATCAGCATCTCCATCTCCTTGGCCATGTTGTCCACAGGAGCTGTTGGGGACACCCAGACTCAAATCCTCAAAGGTCTGGGCTTTAACCTCACGAAGGTGTCAGAGCCTGAAATCCATGAGGGCTTCAGGTCTATTCAGCACAAGATAGCTCGCCCATTCACTGAGCTGCAAACCTCTATAGGCAATATACTGGTCCTGAGTCAGGCCCTGCGAGTCCTCCCTGATTTCGACAGTGCCATTGAAAGCTCGTATATCAGCACAGTCTTATATGCTAACTTTGGAGACAAGAAGGCTGTGATTCAGCTCATCAATGACTATGTCAAGGAGAAAACTCAGGGGAAGATCAAAGAGGTGATCAGTGACCTGGACTCAGACGTGAGGATGGTGCTGGTGAATTACATCTTCTTCCGAG GCCTTTGGGAGAAACCGTTTCCTAGTGGTTTAGTCTCTACTGGTGACTTCTATGTAGATGAGAACATGGTGGTGAAGGTCCCCATGATGCTGCAATATAACCAGAAACACTGGTATCTTGAGGACAGACATGTACCGTGCAAGGTGCTGCAGATGGATTACAGGGGCGATGCAGTGGCATTCTTTATCCTTCCAAACCTGGGCAAGATGAATGAGGTGGAGAAGGCGCTGTCCCCAGGCATGCTGACAAGATGGCATCACTTGCTTCAGAATAG GTCCCTTTACAAGAGTGTTGGAGTGAAGTTCCCCAAATTCTCCATTTCAACTTCTTATCCTTTGGAAGGGATTTTACCTGACCTGGGCTTTCAGAACCTGTTCAGCCCGCATGCTAATTTCTCGAATATGGTCAGAAAGGTGAAATTGAGATTATCTAAG GTTGTCCACAAGGCCACCCTGGATGTGAATGAAGCTGGCACAGAGGCTGCAGCAGTCACTGTTTCCTCTATTGCGATAAAATCTGCTGGGCATGAAATTCCTTACATTGAATTCAACCGGCCATTCTTTGTGGTGATATATTCCCCCAGCTCCAAGAGTATCCTCTTCATGGGGAAGGTGGTCAAGCCAAAAGCACCACAGTCCCTGGACTAA